In Candidatus Omnitrophota bacterium, the DNA window CACATGCTCATTTCATCTGGACGATAATAATTCGATAGTTCCCAATCTGGCCATAAGGAACGTCTACAACCTGCGTAACATCTGGGATTTCTGGCCCACCCGTTTTCTCACATACCTTACCCTGGCCGTCAATTACCATTTCCACAAGCTGGATGTATGGGGTTATCATCTCTTTAATTTAGCGGTCCACCTG includes these proteins:
- a CDS encoding tetratricopeptide repeat protein; protein product: MRLFQSKIFPIIIICFLGAAIYSNTFTCSFHLDDNNSIVPNLAIRNVYNLRNIWDFWPTRFLTYLTLAVNYHFHKLDVWGYHLFNLAVHL